The Kitasatospora paranensis genome has a window encoding:
- a CDS encoding YciI family protein — protein sequence MRFMLIVQANEDSEAGVMPTPEAFDAMSRYNEELIKAGVLLAAEGLHPSSNGARLTYRGGRPTVTDGPFTESKELIAGFWVIDVGSREEALEWAGRAPFEDGAVLELRKVFEAADFPPDVLTAEHLAAQQAWRDERRRPITG from the coding sequence ATGCGCTTCATGCTGATCGTCCAGGCGAACGAGGACTCCGAGGCCGGCGTGATGCCGACCCCGGAGGCCTTCGACGCCATGAGCCGCTACAACGAGGAGCTGATCAAGGCGGGCGTGCTGCTCGCCGCCGAGGGCCTCCACCCCAGCTCCAACGGCGCCCGGCTCACCTACCGCGGCGGGCGGCCCACCGTCACCGACGGCCCGTTCACCGAGTCCAAGGAGCTCATCGCCGGGTTCTGGGTGATCGACGTCGGCTCCCGCGAGGAGGCCCTGGAGTGGGCCGGCCGCGCCCCGTTCGAGGACGGCGCCGTGCTGGAGCTCCGCAAGGTCTTCGAGGCCGCCGACTTCCCGCCGGACGTGCTCACCGCCGAGCACCTGGCCGCGCAGCAGGCCTGGCGCGACGAACGCCGCAGGCCGATCACCGGCTGA